The genomic DNA ATCAAAAACAAATTAAATACCATTATGAAACTGCAGGCTCATTCAACATTTTAGCCTCCTCCTGCTTTTCTTTGTACAACTTGGTATACATCGCATTTGCAATGAGCACCGAAACAATATAAAAAGGCAACATCGGGATTTTATAACGAACAAGGCTACCAAAATTTGCTGTGGTAATGCCAACCGAAAAAGAAAAGAACATACTAAACACAAACGAAAATAGAAGCAGATGATTGGTAAGGCAAACTTTAAAAAACCCAAAAATACGGCTTCGTAATAAGGCAATGATGGTTATCACTAACACATAAAAATTTTCAATTGCCGATAGCAGCATTACCGGATTTCTTACTTCCGTAATAAAAGGCCTGAATAAGGCAGCATTAACCGCCAATGGAAACTTACTGATGAGTCCGGTAAAGGTAGGCTCAAGTTCACCAATATCAAACGTATTGCCCTGGTAAAATTCGCTTTTAAAATCCTTTTGTGTTTCAACAGCACGGTCAAATATATGATCGAATGAGTAGGCGCCTAAACTTGATGATAATAAACTCATCAAACCAAAACCGCCACCAAAAATGCAAAATGCCATGAAGGGAAAAAACATATAGCGCAGCACTTCGTTTTTGAATCTTGAATTAGCCACCGACAAAACAAATACCAAAAAGGCAGGGACCACGCCAACAAAAATATATGGTTTAATAGCAAGAATAATCAGTATGGCTATTAATAACTGGATGGTATGAACGAATTTTTTTTCACCACGTATGAAAATCATGTAAATACAAAATATTAAGTGACCAAGGCAACTAAATGTAATGGTGTCTTTCAAAATGCCACTACCCCAAAAGAAAACCGAAGGAAAAAATAAGATGGGAATAGCAATTTGCCAGCGTAGCTGTGGAAACTCGTACATAAATGTTCGGTACATACGCCACACACCAACATAGGCCAATGTTGCAAGCACCATGGTGGTAAGGAAAAACGAATTGAAGCAAATAAAAGTAATAGGTGATATAATTCTTACTACCATGAAACTTTTAGGGTCATCCAGATTTTCGGGAAATCCAATTGCTGAATTAAATGCATAGTAATCAACTACACCCTCGTGATTAAATAAGATATGAAAATAAGCACCGGGGTTAATAAAAATAAGTTTATTCATTACAATACTATCCACAAAGTAGGTGGTAGTATCGCCACCATTGTAATAAAAGCTATAAACAACACACACTCCAATTGCTCCAAACAACTTACACAATAATCCTGGCCAAAAGTATTTATAGGTAGGATTATTCTTATTAAATATGAACACCGTAATTCTTACAAACAACCATAACAAGAAAAAGTAAATAGGAATAACCACCACATCCAGCATCGAAAGAAACTGGAGCCAAAATGTAAATATTGGAACGTGTCCAACCATCATGTTACTAAGAGGCTATACTTTTTAAAAAATCAATAACTATATTGACATCATTCATATCCATGGGAATGTATAAAGGCAAACATAAACTTTGATCTGCTGCCTTTTCACTTGCCGGCAACGAAATGTTAAGGTGTTTGTATGCGGTTTCGCGATGGGCACACATGATTCCTCTGCGTGTGCTAATGCCTGCATCCATCATTAGCTGCATTAACTCATTGCGACCTATAGGAGCATCGTTTGTAAGGTTAATATAATATGACTGATAGTTATATACGCAGTTTTCAGGAATTGACGGAAGTTGTATCCATGCTATTTTGCTTAACGCATCATTATATACTGTCGCAATTTTATTTCGCTCCGCAACTATCCAATCGAGTTTTTCCAATTGCTTAATACCTACCGCAGCCTGAATATCTGTCATGCGATAGTTGTATCCAATTTCAACATGATCTTCAAAAATCAGTGTTTTCGATTCATGCCTAACTCTGTCATTTACACTCATACCATGTTGACGAAGCAATCGCATACGGTTGTAAAAGGCTTCGTTATTTGTTGTTATCATACCTCCATCTCCGGTGCTTATTACCTTTCGAGGATGAAAAGAAAAACATGCCAGCAGACTGTCGGCTCCTATTTTTTTGCCGTTTACTGAAACCCCTGCAGCACAAGCCGCATCTTCTATAAGCAACAAGTTATATTTCTTGCACAGGCGCTCCCATGCCTCTACATCGGCCGGTATGCCAATTTGGTGCACTAATAAAATCGCTTTTGTTTTATTCGTAATGCGTTGCTCCACATCAGCTATATCGAGGTTGTAGTTATGCGGATCAATTTCGGCAAACACCGGAGTGGCACCAACATAGGTAATAGAGTTTGCACTGGCAATGTAACTCATACTAGGACATATAACCTCATCGCCAGCTTTAATACCTGCTACTATAAATGCAAGATGTAAAGCAGTAGTGCAATTAGAAACAGCTACTGCATATTTGCTTCCTGTGTAGGCGGCAAACTTCTGTTCAAACTCTAGAACGCGTGGCCCTTGTGTAATCCATCCTGTAAGTATGGTATCGTAAGCTGCCTGCGCATCTTCGGTAGTTAAGTATGGTTTTGCTATCGGAATCATCATTTTTACTTTTTTATAAATGTTGCTTTAATAGAATTGCCTGTACCGGCAAAAGTAAGCAGGCTATTGATAACCTTTTTGCTCACCTGAGCAAAAATATTTGTCTCTATCTTGTTACGAATTTTTTCATCTGTATTTTCATTGCTCGTATATAACTCGGTAACCGGCTTTTTATTTTTTCGTTGCCAACTTGTTTTCAATCTTGTTAGGCTAATACCGGTTGTTTGCAAACTCAATTTTTCAAATCCATTCTGTGTAAGCAGCTTTTGCATAGTACCTTTGCTAAAATAAGAAAGGTGCTCCGGATACTCTATCACATTATAATCTGCTTTCAAATAATATCTTTCGATAGAACCGAAATTGGGAGTAGTTAAATAAACCACACCACCTTTTCGCAACAAAAGATTTATTTGCTGAATCATGTGGTTAGGTTCGTTAACATGTTCGATGGTTTCAAAGGAAGTAATGACATCAAAAAAACCGCTGTCGAACCAATTAGCATCAAGCTTCCCATGTTTCATTACGATGCCGTTTTTTTCGCCTATTGCAACGGCATTTTTTTCGTAGTCGCTCCCATATACTTGCCAGCCGCGCTTTTTAGCCTCCAAAAGGAAAAGACAATTGCCCGAACCTATGTCCATTAGCCGATTGGTCTTCTTGAATTTTTCAAAATAATTCAACAACTCATTATATCTCTTTAAGGTGATTGGGGAAATATCAAAACTGCGGGGGTAACGACTGTAATGCTCTTGCAATTCGGCATCAGTGGGTATTCGCTTTACAAATACAAAGTTACAGTTGATGCATTTACACAGATAAGCTTTGGCATAGCCCTGCAAAGTACTCAAGTTATGACTTCCACAAAGTGTGCAGGCTTCAAACTCTTGATACTTTTCTGGCATTGGCTTATTTACGATAGATTGGTGCAGCAAGATAGTGTTTTATTTATGCACATAAAA from Bacteroidota bacterium includes the following:
- a CDS encoding class I SAM-dependent methyltransferase, coding for MPEKYQEFEACTLCGSHNLSTLQGYAKAYLCKCINCNFVFVKRIPTDAELQEHYSRYPRSFDISPITLKRYNELLNYFEKFKKTNRLMDIGSGNCLFLLEAKKRGWQVYGSDYEKNAVAIGEKNGIVMKHGKLDANWFDSGFFDVITSFETIEHVNEPNHMIQQINLLLRKGGVVYLTTPNFGSIERYYLKADYNVIEYPEHLSYFSKGTMQKLLTQNGFEKLSLQTTGISLTRLKTSWQRKNKKPVTELYTSNENTDEKIRNKIETNIFAQVSKKVINSLLTFAGTGNSIKATFIKK
- a CDS encoding DegT/DnrJ/EryC1/StrS family aminotransferase, with protein sequence MMIPIAKPYLTTEDAQAAYDTILTGWITQGPRVLEFEQKFAAYTGSKYAVAVSNCTTALHLAFIVAGIKAGDEVICPSMSYIASANSITYVGATPVFAEIDPHNYNLDIADVEQRITNKTKAILLVHQIGIPADVEAWERLCKKYNLLLIEDAACAAGVSVNGKKIGADSLLACFSFHPRKVISTGDGGMITTNNEAFYNRMRLLRQHGMSVNDRVRHESKTLIFEDHVEIGYNYRMTDIQAAVGIKQLEKLDWIVAERNKIATVYNDALSKIAWIQLPSIPENCVYNYQSYYINLTNDAPIGRNELMQLMMDAGISTRRGIMCAHRETAYKHLNISLPASEKAADQSLCLPLYIPMDMNDVNIVIDFLKSIAS